A stretch of the Saprospiraceae bacterium genome encodes the following:
- the mnmH gene encoding tRNA 2-selenouridine(34) synthase MnmH, with protein MAVIEKEAGLWLLEKSWQIIDVRSPIEFKQGHIPSAYNLPLFSDQERHDIGIVYKKNGPKEAMLLGLQFVGPKLRYFVEEVSQLKKDRSFLVHCWRGGKRSKSMAWLLANAGFEINLLHGGYKAYRQMQMEFYSEKKFKIIILGGRTGTAKTQLLHALEKQGEQIIDMEALAHHKGSAFGWIGEPEQETNEQFENNLFSTIAELDYERWIWIENESRTIGRNYIPELFWKHIKAASLINVERDTSFRINHLMALYQKEDDKALISSFEKIRKRLGHEAAQNAIDFISVQNYEAAACIALNYYDKCYDYNLEINGSPKIIKLQFASQGNEAVVDALLNYKKKYFEI; from the coding sequence ATGGCCGTCATTGAGAAAGAAGCAGGACTGTGGCTCTTAGAGAAATCTTGGCAAATAATAGATGTACGATCTCCAATTGAATTTAAGCAAGGACATATACCGAGTGCTTATAATCTGCCTTTATTTAGTGATCAGGAACGTCATGACATTGGCATAGTGTATAAGAAGAACGGACCCAAGGAAGCCATGTTATTGGGATTGCAATTTGTAGGTCCTAAGTTGCGATATTTTGTGGAAGAAGTAAGCCAGTTAAAAAAAGACAGAAGTTTTTTAGTGCACTGCTGGAGAGGAGGAAAACGAAGTAAAAGCATGGCCTGGTTATTGGCAAATGCCGGCTTTGAAATCAATTTGCTCCATGGTGGATATAAGGCCTATCGTCAGATGCAAATGGAGTTTTACAGTGAAAAAAAATTTAAAATTATTATTTTAGGAGGTAGAACCGGGACCGCTAAAACGCAGCTCTTACATGCATTGGAAAAGCAAGGCGAACAAATCATTGATATGGAAGCATTGGCACACCACAAAGGTTCGGCATTTGGTTGGATCGGGGAGCCTGAACAAGAAACCAATGAACAATTTGAAAATAATCTCTTTTCAACAATTGCAGAATTAGATTATGAGCGTTGGATTTGGATTGAGAATGAAAGTCGAACCATTGGACGAAATTACATTCCGGAATTATTTTGGAAGCATATTAAAGCAGCTAGTTTAATTAATGTGGAACGTGATACATCGTTTAGAATAAATCATTTAATGGCCTTATATCAAAAAGAAGATGACAAAGCTTTGATCAGTTCATTTGAAAAAATAAGAAAGCGCTTAGGTCATGAAGCAGCGCAAAATGCAATTGATTTTATCAGCGTCCAAAATTATGAAGCTGCAGCCTGTATTGCTTTAAATTATTATGATAAATGTTATGATTACAATTTAGAGATAAATGGTTCACCTAAAATTATTAAATTGCAATTTGCAAGTCAAGGCAATGAAGCGGTGGTTGATGCATTGTTAAACTATAAAAAGAAATATTTTGAAATATAA
- the selD gene encoding selenide, water dikinase SelD translates to MKYKLEPIRLTQFSHGAGCGCKISPALLDQILKSSGNNQFPGLLVGYEGRDDAAVLDLGDETALISTTDFFMPIVDDPYDFGRIASVNAISDVYAMGGKPLLAIGILGWPIDKIDPYWAGQVLEGARTVCKEAGIPLAGGHSIDCPEPVFGLAVNGRVRIEHLKKNDGAKAGDLLYLSKGLGVGILTTAEKQSILDDKHRKLASDSMLRLNRLGEEISKYPEVHALTDITGFGFCGHLNEMCKASNLLANINYVKLPVLDPVVYDYIEKGAIPGGTKRNWTSYGAQVQLDNPEWYKLLGDPQTSGGLLISIDPNYRKELENILQNGNWYAECIGEFSVKASGEALNIVVE, encoded by the coding sequence TTGAAATATAAATTAGAGCCAATTCGTCTTACTCAATTTAGTCATGGAGCTGGTTGTGGTTGTAAAATATCACCTGCGCTATTAGATCAAATTTTAAAATCATCTGGCAACAATCAATTTCCAGGATTATTGGTTGGTTACGAAGGACGCGATGATGCAGCCGTTTTAGATTTAGGAGATGAGACTGCATTAATCAGTACCACTGATTTTTTTATGCCCATTGTCGATGATCCGTATGATTTTGGAAGAATTGCATCTGTAAATGCGATCAGCGATGTGTATGCAATGGGTGGAAAGCCTTTATTGGCGATTGGAATTTTAGGTTGGCCTATAGATAAAATTGATCCATATTGGGCAGGACAGGTTTTAGAAGGCGCCAGAACCGTTTGTAAGGAAGCGGGTATTCCATTGGCTGGTGGACATTCAATCGATTGTCCTGAGCCTGTGTTTGGCCTTGCTGTGAATGGACGCGTACGAATTGAGCATTTAAAAAAGAACGACGGCGCCAAAGCAGGTGATCTTTTATATTTATCTAAAGGACTGGGAGTAGGCATTTTAACCACCGCAGAAAAGCAGTCGATTCTGGATGATAAGCATAGGAAATTGGCCAGTGATTCCATGCTCAGACTTAACCGATTGGGTGAGGAAATATCTAAATATCCTGAAGTTCACGCACTGACGGATATAACCGGCTTTGGATTCTGCGGACATTTAAATGAAATGTGCAAAGCATCGAATTTGCTAGCCAATATTAATTATGTTAAGTTGCCAGTTCTTGACCCGGTAGTATATGATTACATAGAGAAAGGGGCTATTCCTGGAGGAACCAAAAGAAATTGGACTAGCTATGGAGCACAAGTTCAGTTGGATAATCCGGAATGGTATAAATTACTTGGAGATCCTCAAACGAGTGGTGGTTTATTAATATCCATTGATCCAAACTATAGAAAAGAGTTAGAAAACATCTTGCAAAACGGAAACTGGTACGCAGAATGTATCGGGGAGTTTAGCGTGAAAGCATCTGGTGAGGCCTTAAATATCGTGGTTGAGTAG
- a CDS encoding exonuclease domain-containing protein: MAYIIIDLEATCWNPNSVQYEQEIIEIGAVYLDSFLTPVRQFSKLVRPVKNPQISLYCKQLTGLQQIDLDKAKDFKYVVDAFLDWSSHQENNSVFYTWGSKDLKLIKDDCRNHRMDCDWINGLVDLKPQYAKIKNLPKPVGLDKALKIENIEFEGGRHRALPDATNLAKLFIKLFEYWDK, from the coding sequence ATGGCTTATATTATTATTGATCTTGAAGCTACGTGTTGGAATCCCAACAGTGTGCAATATGAACAAGAAATAATAGAAATTGGAGCCGTTTATTTAGATTCTTTTCTTACGCCTGTCCGGCAGTTTTCAAAATTAGTGAGACCCGTTAAAAATCCTCAAATTTCATTATATTGTAAACAACTGACAGGATTGCAACAAATCGATCTTGACAAAGCAAAAGATTTTAAGTATGTTGTTGATGCATTTTTGGATTGGAGTTCACATCAGGAAAATAACAGTGTATTCTATACCTGGGGCTCAAAGGATTTAAAATTGATAAAAGATGATTGCAGGAATCATCGCATGGATTGCGATTGGATAAACGGACTTGTGGATTTGAAACCTCAATATGCTAAAATAAAAAATTTACCAAAACCAGTAGGACTGGATAAAGCTTTAAAAATTGAAAACATAGAATTTGAAGGAGGGCGTCATCGTGCCTTACCGGATGCCACGAATCTAGCAAAACTTTTTATTAAACTGTTTGAATATTGGGATAAATAA